The Chryseobacterium sp. JV274 sequence ATCAGAAGACTGGTTGGTTTATCATGGTAATGCACTAAACGAAAGATTTAGTTTAAAAGCGTACAAACTGATGAATCATCTCTTAATGAATATTAATGCTGATGAACCATCACTGGATAAAATACAGGCACGAATGCACATGATCTCCGTAGATACAGACTTATTCTTTCCTGCTTCTGAAATCCGAATGTGTTTTGAAAACTTAAAAGAGAAAAATAAGAATGTTTCTTATCACGAGATCCAATCTATACACGGGCATGATGCCTTCTTAATGGAATATCAACAATTAAATAATATCATTAAAAACATTTTACAGAAGTAATGAAAAATGCTAACGAAATAAAATTTTTGAAGAACAGATCAATCATCAAATTTGAAGGAGAAGATTTCCTGGGAGAAATCGGGATTGACGGACGAATTTTTAAAGCGCTTACCTTAGCGCGTATCAGTGTAGGAGTAATTTCCCAACAGGCCATAGAAAACGGAATTTCTATCTTGGTTCAGGAAATTGATGCAGAAAAAGCAGTTGCTTGTCTTATTGATGAGTTTGAAGCAGAAAGAAAATCTGGAAAAGTTTCTCAGATCTATAGTATCAATAATGTTTCTGTGATCGGTTTTGTAGCAGAAGATTTCAATAAAGTATTTGCTGAGCTGGCAAGAAACAATGTTTTCCCATTACTTTTGAATCAGGTTGCGGGAGAAAACAGGGTCAACATCGTAGTAACTTCTTCACAGGATGAAAAAACCAGAAATATCATCGAGTCTGAAATTTTCAAAAAGCCAAAGACAGTTCATTTAGCAATTATAGGTCACGGAAATGTAGGAAAAACTCTGATACAACAGGTATTGGAATCTTCAGAAGAAATAAAAAGACGTAAAAAAATAGATCTTAAAGTTGTTGCAGTAGCCAATTCAAAGAAAATAGCTTTCAACAAAAGAGGATTTGATGCGAATTGGAGCGATGAGGTTTTGACTGCAGAACATCCTTCGAGTGTTCAGGAGCTGATTAATTTCTCCAACGAAAACCAGCTGGAGAACCTTATCGTTGTTGATAACACGGCAAGTAAGGATTTTGTGAAAAACTATCATGCTTTGGCAGAAAACGGATTTGATCTGGTTTCTTCAAACAAGATTTTTAATACCCTTCCGATTGAAGAATACAGAAAACTAAGATATACGTTGAATAAAAACAACAGACGTTATCTGTATGAAACCAATGTGGGGGCAGGTTTACCATTAATTGATACGATAAAATTATTACACCTTTCAGGAGAAAATATCACCAGAATCAAAGGAGTATTCTCCGGAACATTAAGCTATGTTTTCAACAATTTTTCTTTAAGAGACGATAAATTTTCAACCATTATCAATGAAGCTTTGGAAAAAGGATACACAGAACCGGATCCAAGAGAAGACCTATCGGGAAATGACGTAGCAAGAAAATTATTGATTCTGGCGAGAGAATTAGACTTAATTAATGAATTCGGAGATATCAATATTCAAAATCTGGTTCCGGAAAGTCTGCTTGAGGTTTCAAAATCAGAATTTCTTTCAAGACTTGAAGAACTGGACGAAGAGTATCAGAAAATAAAAGAAAATCAGGCGCCTGGGCATGTATTGAGATATGTAGGTGATTTGCATGGTGATCTGCAGAAAGATAAAGGTGAGTTAGATGTAAAATTGATTTCTGTTCCGGCAACTTCAGCTTTAGGACAATTAAAAGGTTCAGATTCAATCTTTGAAATTTACACAGAAAGCTATGGTGAAAATCCTATCGTTATCATGGGAGCAGGAGCAGGTGCACAGGTAACAGCCAGAGGAGTATTCGGAGATATTTTAAGAGTAAGTGAAACTAAATAATATTTAATCTAACATCTATCAATTTGGCAGTGTAACCATAACGGCAATTGTCATTCTGAGCATAGCGAAGAATCTGATGGTTACAATGTAAAATTGATCAATTAAAACTATATGGAAAATTTTGAAACATCAGCAATAAGAACCCAGACTGAAAGAAGTCAGTTTGACGAGCATTCTACACCATTATACCTTACTTCCAGTTTTATATTTCAGGATGCGGAAGATATGAGAGCAAGCTTTGCAGAAGAAAAACCAAAGAATTTATACAGCCGTTTCTCTAATCCAAACGTAACAGAATTTACAGATAAGATTGCTAAGATGGAAGGTGCAGAAGCAGGATATGCGTTTGCTACAGGAATGGCTGCCATCTATTCTACATTTGCTGCTTTATTGAATGCCGGAGATCATATCGTGAGCTGCCAGTCAGTTTTCGGATCTACGCATACTTTATTTACTAAGTATTTCCCGAAATGGAATATTGAAACCTCTTATTTCAAAGCAGGAGATGCTGAGAATGTTGAACAATATATCAAGCCCAATACAAAGATCTTATATCTTGAAACTCCTACCAATCCGGCTATTGAAATTCTGGATCTTGAGTTCTTCGGACAGATTGCGAAAAAGCACAACCTTATTTTTATTGTAGATAACTGCTTTGCAACACCTTATCTTCAGCAGCCGATCAAATATGGTGCAGATATTGTTGTACATTCAGCGACGAAATTGATTGACGGACAGGGAAGAGTGTTAGGAGGAATAGCAGTAGGAAAAGAAGACCTGATCAGAGAAATTTATCTTTTCGCAAGAAATACAGGACCTGCATTATCTCCTTTTAATGCCTGGGTATTATCAAAAAGTTTAGAAACATTGGCGATCCGTGTAGAAAAGCACTGTGAGAATGCATTGAAAGTAGCTGAGTTTTTAGAAAGTCATCCGAACGTAGAATTAGTAAAATATCCATTTCTGAAATCCCATCCAAGTTATGAAGTCGCTAAAAAGCAAATGAAGCTTGGAGGAAATATCGTAGCATTTGAAATAAAGGGAGGAATAGAAGGCGGAAGAAACTTTTTAGATAAGATACAAATGTGCTCACTGTCTGCTAATTTAGGTGATACAAGAACGATCGTTACCCACCCGGCATCTACAACCCATTCTAAATTATCCGATGAGGAAAGAAATGAAGTAGGTATTACGGCAGGATTGGTTCGCTGTTCGGTAGGTTTGGAAAATGTAGAAGATATCATAGCAGATCTGAAACAGGCTTTAGATTAGTTAATCGTTGACAGTTTATAAAAAACCAAATGAATAGAGAATACACAGAATTAGTAATTTGGATGGAGGGAAGAAAGTTGGTTAATCTAACTTATATCCTGACTGCCAACTTTCCTAAAGAAGAATTATTGGCTTTAACAGGTCAGATAAGAAAAATGGTAACTTCAGTTTCGTTCAATATAACGGAAGGAAGTAGAAGGCAGAATCCCGAAGATACTTTACCGTTTCTGCAGATTGCCGGGAAATCTCTTTATAAACTGGAAACTCAATTCCATTTGGCTTCAGACCAACAATATATTTCTAAAGAAGATTTTAAAATAATCAATAAAAAAATCCTCTTATGCAAAAAACTGGTCAGCGGATTTATAAACTGTTACAAATTGATAGAAAATGAAAAATAATATACAAGACGCTCAGCTTTCAGCACTCAATGTTCAACTTCAGAAGAGAATTCTGGTTCTTGACGGAGCTATGGGAACAATGCTTCAGAGATACAAGTTTGAAGAAGATGACTATCGTGGAGAGCGTTTCAAGGATTGGGAGCATCCGGTAAAAGGAAATAATGACCTTCTTTCTCTCACACAGCCTCAGGCGATTGAAGAAGTTCACAAGAAATACCTGGAAGCAGGGGCTGATATCATTGAAACCAATACATTCTCGGGAACTACCATAGCGATGGCAGATTATCACATGGAAGAGCTGGTATACGAACTGAACTATGAGTCCGCAAAAATTGCAAGAAAAGCCTGTGACGAATATACCGCGAAAAATCCGGACAAACCGAGATTCGTAGCAGGATCTATCGGGCCAACAAACAGAACGGCAAGTTTAAGTCCAGACGTTAATGATCCCGGATACAGAGCCATCACTTTTGAAGAATTGAGAGTAGCTTACAGGCAGCAGTGTGAAGCTTTGCTGGACGGAGGTTCAGATATTCTTTTGGTAGAAACCATCTTTGATACCCTGAATGCAAAAGCAGCTTTGTTTGCCATTGATGAACTACAGGATGAAAGAGGAATAAAAATTCCGATCATGGTGTCAGGAACCATTACCGATGCTTCAGGAAGAACACTGAGCGGTCAAACAGCAGAAGCTTTTCTGATCTCCGTTTCCCACCTGAATTTATTAAGTGTAGGTTTCAACTGTGCATTGGGAGCAGATCAGCTGACGCCTTATCTTGAAACTCTGGCCCATAATTCAGAATTCTATATTTCAGCATACCCGAATGCAGGTTTACCGAATGCTTTTGGAAAATATGACGAAACTCCTGAAGATATGGCAAGACAAATTAAAGAATATGTAGAAAAAGGACTGATCAATATTATCGGTGGTTGCTGCGGAACCACGCCTGAGCATATAAAAGCGATTGCAGATTTGGTAGAACAATATCAGCCAAGGAAATTGAAGGAATTTGTGTGATTTGATAGATTTTTTTAATTAAAATCAAGAATGAAGGCTAATTATAAATAGTAACTTTATGTAAACCACAAAGTTAAATATAATGAAAAAGCCAATTTACTTAAAAGATTCGGAGGATATCAGATTATTTAATGAGCTGAGAAAGAAAGTAAACCAAAGAGTAGAAACCATTTCTGAGAACAGGGATATCTACATTCAGATCAAAGCGGTTATTCTGCCACTGGTCTATATAGGGTTATATTTTCTTGCTGTTTTGAATGCTGAAAAACATTGGATGTATATTCTGAGTTTTGTTTTAATGGGAATTTCTCTGGTTTTGATTTATTTAAACCTAATTCATGAGGCAGCCCATAACAACATATATAAAAGTAAAAGACTGAACGGGCTGGTTCTTCACATTTTTGATTTTATAGGAGCCAACTCCTATATCTGGAAAAAAAGACATATCGCAAGCCATCATGCATATCCCAATGTAGATGGATGGGACACGGATATCGAGCAGAGCGGATTGCTGTTAATCGTACCGTGGATCAAAGCAAAAGGAGTACAGAGGTATCAGGATAAGTTTTTCTTTTTAGTATATCCATTCTATTTGTTCAATTGGATGTTTATAAGAGACTTCAGAGACTTCTTTGACAAAGAAAGAGTGATTTTAAAGACTCAGGGGAGAATACCGGTTATGGAGAAAGTAAAAATGATAAGCTATAAGCTGTTCTATTTCTTTTATCAGATTGTGGTTCCTGTGATGTTCTTTAAAGTATCAATAGGGTTGGCTTTAGGAGCGTGGTTTTTACAGGTAATTTCAGCAAGTATTTTTGCATTGTTTGTTTTACTGCCTTTGCATCCGCTTCCTGATAATGCCTTTCCAAAATTAAATAAAGAAAATGGTCTGCCATTTAGCTGGCTTCGTCATCAGTTTGAAGTGACCAATGATTTAAAAGAAAATAACTGGCTGGTAAGGAATATGTTGGGGAATTTTAATTTCCATGTAGCACATCATCTGTTTCCGAACTACAGTTATATGTATTACAACGAGATCACA is a genomic window containing:
- a CDS encoding ACT domain-containing protein, with the translated sequence MKNANEIKFLKNRSIIKFEGEDFLGEIGIDGRIFKALTLARISVGVISQQAIENGISILVQEIDAEKAVACLIDEFEAERKSGKVSQIYSINNVSVIGFVAEDFNKVFAELARNNVFPLLLNQVAGENRVNIVVTSSQDEKTRNIIESEIFKKPKTVHLAIIGHGNVGKTLIQQVLESSEEIKRRKKIDLKVVAVANSKKIAFNKRGFDANWSDEVLTAEHPSSVQELINFSNENQLENLIVVDNTASKDFVKNYHALAENGFDLVSSNKIFNTLPIEEYRKLRYTLNKNNRRYLYETNVGAGLPLIDTIKLLHLSGENITRIKGVFSGTLSYVFNNFSLRDDKFSTIINEALEKGYTEPDPREDLSGNDVARKLLILARELDLINEFGDINIQNLVPESLLEVSKSEFLSRLEELDEEYQKIKENQAPGHVLRYVGDLHGDLQKDKGELDVKLISVPATSALGQLKGSDSIFEIYTESYGENPIVIMGAGAGAQVTARGVFGDILRVSETK
- a CDS encoding O-succinylhomoserine sulfhydrylase; its protein translation is MENFETSAIRTQTERSQFDEHSTPLYLTSSFIFQDAEDMRASFAEEKPKNLYSRFSNPNVTEFTDKIAKMEGAEAGYAFATGMAAIYSTFAALLNAGDHIVSCQSVFGSTHTLFTKYFPKWNIETSYFKAGDAENVEQYIKPNTKILYLETPTNPAIEILDLEFFGQIAKKHNLIFIVDNCFATPYLQQPIKYGADIVVHSATKLIDGQGRVLGGIAVGKEDLIREIYLFARNTGPALSPFNAWVLSKSLETLAIRVEKHCENALKVAEFLESHPNVELVKYPFLKSHPSYEVAKKQMKLGGNIVAFEIKGGIEGGRNFLDKIQMCSLSANLGDTRTIVTHPASTTHSKLSDEERNEVGITAGLVRCSVGLENVEDIIADLKQALD
- a CDS encoding four helix bundle protein — its product is MNREYTELVIWMEGRKLVNLTYILTANFPKEELLALTGQIRKMVTSVSFNITEGSRRQNPEDTLPFLQIAGKSLYKLETQFHLASDQQYISKEDFKIINKKILLCKKLVSGFINCYKLIENEK
- a CDS encoding homocysteine S-methyltransferase family protein, giving the protein MKNNIQDAQLSALNVQLQKRILVLDGAMGTMLQRYKFEEDDYRGERFKDWEHPVKGNNDLLSLTQPQAIEEVHKKYLEAGADIIETNTFSGTTIAMADYHMEELVYELNYESAKIARKACDEYTAKNPDKPRFVAGSIGPTNRTASLSPDVNDPGYRAITFEELRVAYRQQCEALLDGGSDILLVETIFDTLNAKAALFAIDELQDERGIKIPIMVSGTITDASGRTLSGQTAEAFLISVSHLNLLSVGFNCALGADQLTPYLETLAHNSEFYISAYPNAGLPNAFGKYDETPEDMARQIKEYVEKGLINIIGGCCGTTPEHIKAIADLVEQYQPRKLKEFV
- a CDS encoding fatty acid desaturase family protein, with product MKKPIYLKDSEDIRLFNELRKKVNQRVETISENRDIYIQIKAVILPLVYIGLYFLAVLNAEKHWMYILSFVLMGISLVLIYLNLIHEAAHNNIYKSKRLNGLVLHIFDFIGANSYIWKKRHIASHHAYPNVDGWDTDIEQSGLLLIVPWIKAKGVQRYQDKFFFLVYPFYLFNWMFIRDFRDFFDKERVILKTQGRIPVMEKVKMISYKLFYFFYQIVVPVMFFKVSIGLALGAWFLQVISASIFALFVLLPLHPLPDNAFPKLNKENGLPFSWLRHQFEVTNDLKENNWLVRNMLGNFNFHVAHHLFPNYSYMYYNEITEEIEEFAREYDLAYKRFPLLTALSKHRDLLRQNANNAYYILEE